The genomic segment CGCCCACCACGCGCACGCCGAATTGCTGCACGAAGTCGCGGAGCGCCTCGGCCATCGGCGCCGGCTCGAGCGGATAGACCGCGTCCCCGGTGCCGGTGTTGAGCGGCAGCCCCGCGTTGGGAATGCAGCTGATCGGCCGCGTGGCGTGCTCGGTGAGATAGCGCACCGGCTCGCGCATGTGCTCGGGGCCCGTGGAGCAGTTCAGCCCGATCACGTGCACCGGCAGGGCCTCGAGCGTCGTCATCGCGCTGGCGATGTCCGTGCCGAGGAGCATCCGCCCGCTCGTGTCCAGCGTCACCTGCGCCTGCACGGGCAGGCGATGCCCCGTCTCGGCAAAGAGTTGCTCGAAGCCGGCGATCGCCGCCTTGACCTCGAGAATGTCCTGCGACGTCTCCACGAGGAGCACGTCCACGCCCCCTTCGGCGAGGTACTTGGCCTGCCAGTAGTACTGCTCGGCGAGCGCGTCGAACGTGATGGCCGAGAGCGCGGGGTCGCTGGAACTCGGCAGCATCCCCGTGGGCCCGATGGAGCCGGCGACGAAACGCGGATGGCTGATGGTGGCGAACTTCTCGCTCGCGGCTCGGGCGAGGCGCGCGGCGGCAACATTGATGTCGCGCGCCTTGTCCTTGAGGCCCCACTCCGCGAGACGCCGCGGCGTGCTCTGGAAGGTGCAGGTCTCGACCACGTCGCAGCCGACGGCGAGGAACGACTCGTGGATCGCCTGGATGACGTCCGGGCGCGTGAGCACCAGATGGTCGTTGCATCCCTCCAGCGCCGCCCCGCCAAAATCCTCGGGCGTCAGGTGATACCGCTGGATGCTCGTCCCCATGGCGCCGTCGAACACGAGGACGCGCCGGCCGAGGGCGGCGAGATAGGCGGAACTGACGGCGGGAGGAGTGTGAGGCAAGAGTGCGGTGGCGTGGTGAGGAGCGAGGAGTGGCGCGGGGGCGGGAAAAATGAAAGCGCCCACGGCGACGAGGTGCCCCGGGCTGGCGCTTTAGCGAAGGATTAACGTGGCCGCAATTTGCCCGAAATCGCCACGTGGAACGGTTGTCTTCCTAATGATCGCTCGCCTTCGCGCCGAATTGCAAGGGAACGCCAGTGTTGCGGCGTTCGCCGCTGGTCCGGCGCGCGCCTAGACGCCCGGGCGCGATTCCGGCGGAGTCGGCGGCGTCACGCCGCGTCCCGTGTGACGGATGCGCGCCTGCACGTGCATCGCCAGCGCGATGAGGCGGGCGCGCTCCAGCGGCAGGCGGAGTTCCGCGAGGACGGCGCGACGTACCGGGGCGGGGAGCGGCGTGTCGGGATTGCCGAAGACGACGACTGCGCCGCCCGGCGCCAGTCCGAGCGCGCGCAGAGCGGCGGCGTTCGAGAGCAACTCGCGCTCGACGACGGCGAGCAGCGGCGCGGCCGCGGTGGCGACGAAGGTCGCCTCGGCGATGGAGCCGGCCGTCAGCACGTGGTGGCCAGCGGCGGAGAGTGCCTGCGCGATGCCTTCTACCAGCGCCGCGTCGGCGCCGACAAGCAGAATGGAGGCCACGGTCAGTTCGAAAGGTGGCGAGAAGTCATGATTCAGGGGCGAGCAGCCGCGCGGTGGCGGCGGAAGGGTCGATACCGTCAACATCCACGAGCTTCTGCCGGCTGCCGTGACCGGCGGCGATGCGCACCGCGCGCAGCGGTACCCCGAGGGCGCCGGCGATCACCGCGATGACGGCGTCGTTGGCGGCCCCCTCGACCGGCGGCGCCTGCACCCGGACGCGGAGCGCGTCGCCGTGCGTGCCATCGATCCCCGGCCGCTTGGCCCGCGGCTGCACGTGCACGGCAAATCGGATGCCGGCGTCGCGGGGGCTGACGGTGAACGCCATCAGACGATCCGCACGAGGAAGCCCTGCACCAGGTCGAGCAGGAGATACGCCACGAACGGCGTGATGTCGATGCTCATCACCAGCGGAATGAAGCCGCGCAGCGGGTGCAGCATCCACTCGGTGAGGGCGTACGACCAGCGCACGTACCAGGCGAACGGCGCCGGCCGGATCCACGACACGATCACGCGCACGATGATCGCCACGCGCAGCAGCGAGAAGGTCCACGACACGACGAGTCGGTACAGGCCGGCGAGGCCGCCGTTCAGCATCCCCGCGGCGATGGCCACCTGCTCGCGCAGGAAGCCCAGCAGTTCGAGCGCGACGATGCCCGCCAGCACGACCACGACCAGCGTCCACCACGGCGCGGCGGCCGCATGGCCGCCGGCGCGCACGAGGCGGCGCTCCACGGGGGCGATGAACGGGCGGATGTTCGTGCGGAGGACGCCCGCGAACGCGCCAAATGGGTTGATGCGGCGCGTGCGCACCATCCAGTCGAGCACGCAGAAGATGAGGACGGCCAGGGCGAAGGCCAGGAAGCCGCCGCGCAACGCGTTGATCAGATAGTCGAGGCCGTCCAGCAGCGCGTTCACGCCGAAAAATTTGCGTGAACGCGCCGCGATCAACAAGGCATCGTCAGATCTTGCGTTTCGGCGCGAAGATGAGTCGCAGCACCTTCGGCAGCGCGCGGATCGCCGCCGGCACGGACGCGCCGTGCGCCGCCACGAGGAACGCGTCGATCTCCTCGCGGTGCGACGGGCCGTAGCCAAACCACCACGGCTGCCGCCACGCCTGGAACCAATCCGCCGTGATGGCCTTGGTGCGCACGCATTCCTGCAGGCCGAGGTCGCCGTGCACCTTCCCGAGGCCACTCGCCTTGTAGCCGCCGTGCGGCACGTCGCTCACGCCCGCCGACGTGCAGGCGTCGTTGATCAGCACCGAACCGGCCTGCAGCCGCTGTGCCACGGCGACGCCGCGCGTCACGTCGGCCGTCCAAACGCTTGCCGAAAGTCCCTGCGTGGTCTCGTTGGCGCGCGCGATCGCCTCCTCGACGTCGCGCACCTTGAGGACCGGCAGGAGCGGGCCGAACGTCTCCTCCGTCATCACGCGGCTCTCCGCGGGCACGGCGGTGAGAATCGTCGGCGGGAAGTAGCAGTCACCGGCCGGGATGTCGAGGCGCAGCGTCTCCACGGCGCCTCGCGCCAGCGCATCGGCGTGCTGCGCGGCGATCGTCGCGCGCTGCTCCGGGCGGATCATCGGTCCCACGTCGGTGGCATCATCCGTCCCCGGGCCGACCTTGAGCTGGCTCACGGCCCTGGTGAGCAGCGCCAGGAACTCATCGTAGACGCTGGCCTCGACGAACACGCGCTTGGCGGCGACGCACGTCTGGCCCGCGTTGGAGAAGCGACCCCACGCGATGCCGCTCGCGGCGTGCGCCAGGTCGGCGTCGGCGAGCACGATGGCGGGATCACTCCCGCCAAGTTCCAGCGCGCACGGAATGAGCCGCTGCGCACAGGCCACCGCGACCTTGCGCCCCGTCGCCTCGGAGCCGGTGAAGAAGACCTTGTCCACCGCCTCGCACAGCGCCGCGCCGGTGGCGCCCGCGCCGTGCACGACCTGATAGACGTCCGCGGGCACCCCGGCCTCGTGCAGGCACTCCTTCACCAGCTCCGCGATGCCCGGCGTCCACTCGCTCGGCTTGTTGACGACCGCATTGCCGCAGAGCAGTGACGGCAGCGCGGAGCTGAGCGGCAGGAACATGGGGTAGTTCCACGGCGAGATGACGCCGACGACGCCGTAGGGCTCCCGTACGAGGGTTGCCCGCTTGCGCCATGCGGCGAGCATCGTGCTGCGACGCCACCGGGCGCGCAGGAAGCGCGGCGCGGCCGCCGCAAAGTGGTCGGCCAGCGCGAGGGTCACGCCGATGTCCACGCCGAGCGCTTCGCCAATGGGCTTGCCGTTCTCGCGGGCGACGAGCAGCGCCGCCTCCTCGCGCCGGGCGAGGAGTTTCTGCGTGAACAGCCGAATGGCGTCGGCGCGCACGCGCGGCGGAAGCGCGGCCCACGCTGGCTGAGCGGACCGGGCCCGCGCGACGGCAGCGTGGACGGCTGCGGCGTCGGCTACGGGATAGCGCCTCCAGACCTCACCCGTGGCCGGGTCACGCGACTCCGGAAGCCGGCCGCCGGCCGTGGGTTGGATAGCGAGGGCTTCGGCATCAGGGCTGAGCACGAACGATTCCCGGGCGAGAGGTGACTCAGACAATGCCACGCTAACTGCGGGGCCGCCAGCGTGTAAGGAATGTGACGCCACATCGTGGGGGCGGGTATGTGAAGTGCGGGATCGCGGCGAGGTACTGCTGTCAATTTCCGAACTGTACGCAGCCGCAAGCTGTTTGTTCGCAATGGGTTACGTGTTTAGCAGGTCGTACCAAGCGGGACGATGGAGGCCTCCAGCCGATCGGGGCGCCTCCTCGGGATCTCGATCCGGAGCGTGATGGCATCGCAATCACGGCGCTTGGGGGCGGTAGCGAGGGAGGAGTCGCCCGGGGTATTGTGGGCTATCCAACCAGCCAACCCGACCCCCGTGCGAGAGAACTCCGACATCGACCCCGCGATCCCGTTGCGTGCGCGCGGCGGGGACATGGAGGCGTATGCGGAGCTCGTGGAGTTCTTCCACGTGCGTTGTCTGCGTTACGCGCGGTACATGCTGGGCGACGACGAGGATGCGGAAGAGGCGGTGCAGGACACGTTCGTGCGGGTGTATGACCACTTGGGGCAGTTCCGCCAGGACGCCCGCTTCGAACCGTGGCTGTTCCGGATTCTCGCGAACCGGTGCCGGACGGCGCGCGAGCGCCGGCGGCGGCGTGAGTCGCTGGTGGTGACGGGCGAGTTGCCCGCCGTGGCGTCGGCGGTGGCGGTGGAGTCAGCGGAGACGTCGCGGGACGTGATGGAAGAGGTGGAGGCGGCGCTGGAGTCGCTGCCCGCGGAGCAGCGGGAGGCGTTCCTGCTGCGCCACGTGGAAGATCTGTCGTACGAGGACATGGCGGTCATTACCGGAGTGCGGCTTTCCGCACTTCGCATGCGGGTGAAACGCGCGTGTGACGCGTTGCGCATCCGCCTGCAACAGGAGAAGTGATATGCTGGACGCACATGACGAACTGATCGATCGGGCGGCGGCGACGCTGCGGCGACGGCAGGCGCCGAATCCGCGGGTGGTGTCGCGGATTCTGGGCACCGTCGAGGGACGGCCGCGCCGCTGGTGGCGCGCGGTCACCTGGCCGTCGGCGCCGTTCTCGCTGGCGGCGACGGTGACGCTCGCGGCGGCCGGGCTGGTGATCGGCTTCCTGGGGTCCGAAGCCACGGGCGTGGACGCCACCCGGAACACGCTGGCCGCGGCGCCGGGGGCGCAGGTGCTGCCGGTGGTTCCGGCGGCGCGCGCGACCGGCGAGGCGGTGCCGGTGCCGGTCCAGTTCACCCTGCGCGGCGTCCGGGCGTCGACCGTGGCGCTGGTGGGCGATTTCAATGGCTGGTCACAGACGACCACCCTACTCGAGCCGGGCGCCGAGCCCGGCACGTGGAGCGTGACCCTCCCGTTGTCGACGGGGCGGCACGTG from the Gemmatimonadaceae bacterium genome contains:
- a CDS encoding RNA polymerase sigma factor — translated: MRENSDIDPAIPLRARGGDMEAYAELVEFFHVRCLRYARYMLGDDEDAEEAVQDTFVRVYDHLGQFRQDARFEPWLFRILANRCRTARERRRRRESLVVTGELPAVASAVAVESAETSRDVMEEVEAALESLPAEQREAFLLRHVEDLSYEDMAVITGVRLSALRMRVKRACDALRIRLQQEK
- a CDS encoding YggT family protein, which translates into the protein MNALLDGLDYLINALRGGFLAFALAVLIFCVLDWMVRTRRINPFGAFAGVLRTNIRPFIAPVERRLVRAGGHAAAAPWWTLVVVVLAGIVALELLGFLREQVAIAAGMLNGGLAGLYRLVVSWTFSLLRVAIIVRVIVSWIRPAPFAWYVRWSYALTEWMLHPLRGFIPLVMSIDITPFVAYLLLDLVQGFLVRIV
- a CDS encoding DUF167 domain-containing protein gives rise to the protein MAFTVSPRDAGIRFAVHVQPRAKRPGIDGTHGDALRVRVQAPPVEGAANDAVIAVIAGALGVPLRAVRIAAGHGSRQKLVDVDGIDPSAATARLLAPES
- a CDS encoding isoamylase early set domain-containing protein; its protein translation is MLDAHDELIDRAAATLRRRQAPNPRVVSRILGTVEGRPRRWWRAVTWPSAPFSLAATVTLAAAGLVIGFLGSEATGVDATRNTLAAAPGAQVLPVVPAARATGEAVPVPVQFTLRGVRASTVALVGDFNGWSQTTTLLEPGAEPGTWSVTLPLSTGRHVYAFVVDGRTWMTDPRAQTARDLDFGRANSVLIVQAP
- a CDS encoding aldehyde dehydrogenase family protein, which encodes MLSPDAEALAIQPTAGGRLPESRDPATGEVWRRYPVADAAAVHAAVARARSAQPAWAALPPRVRADAIRLFTQKLLARREEAALLVARENGKPIGEALGVDIGVTLALADHFAAAAPRFLRARWRRSTMLAAWRKRATLVREPYGVVGVISPWNYPMFLPLSSALPSLLCGNAVVNKPSEWTPGIAELVKECLHEAGVPADVYQVVHGAGATGAALCEAVDKVFFTGSEATGRKVAVACAQRLIPCALELGGSDPAIVLADADLAHAASGIAWGRFSNAGQTCVAAKRVFVEASVYDEFLALLTRAVSQLKVGPGTDDATDVGPMIRPEQRATIAAQHADALARGAVETLRLDIPAGDCYFPPTILTAVPAESRVMTEETFGPLLPVLKVRDVEEAIARANETTQGLSASVWTADVTRGVAVAQRLQAGSVLINDACTSAGVSDVPHGGYKASGLGKVHGDLGLQECVRTKAITADWFQAWRQPWWFGYGPSHREEIDAFLVAAHGASVPAAIRALPKVLRLIFAPKRKI